CCTACTCGCAAGCTCTTTTTTCTCCGGCTCATAAGCGGGCATGAAGCGTCTGCCAAACTTGTCTCTTAAAACGCCGCCATCGCCCCTACAACCTTCGGTCATTAAAATCCCGCTAGGCACTAAAGCGGTAGGGTGGAATTGCACCGCTTCCATGTTGCCTAATTTAGCCACGCCGGTTTCTAAAGCGCTCGCCGCCCCGGCTCCATCGCAAATCACAGCGTTAGTGGTGTGTTTATACACGCGCCCATAACCTCCGGTAGCTAAAAGCGTGCCTTTAGAAACATACGCTGAAATTTCGCCCGTGATCAAATCCCTTACCACCGCCCCATAGCATTTATTATCATGATGGATGAAAGCGAGCATGTCCTTTCTGTCTTGAATATCCACTTTGTGGTGTAAGGCTTCATTAGCGACCGCATAAAGCATGGTATGCCCTGTAGCATCAGCCGTAAAGCATGTGCGCCATTTTTTAGTGCCGCCAAAATCACGGCTTAGAATATAACCATGCCTGTCGTCTCTTTCGGTAATGATAACATGCTCACCATTGACGACCGCAGGCCTATCGCCCTTTTTAATCCTAGTCCAAGGCACCCCCCAACTGGCCAATTCCCTAATGGCTTTAGGAGCAGTGGTTACAAACATCCTAGCCACTTGCTGATCACACCCCCAATCGCTCCCCTTAACCGTGTCTAAAAAGTGCAAATCTTCATTATCGCCCTCGCTTTTTTTAGCGTTCGCAAGGCTCGCTTGCATGCCCCCTTGAGCGGCTGCAGAGTGCGAACGCCTGACAGGCACTAGGCTTAAAACGATGGTGTTTAAACCCTTTTGTTTGCATGCGATACTAGCCCTTAACCCAGCTAGTCCGCCTCCAATAATTAGTGCATCACAATATGTTATTTTCATTTTCTACCCTTATTCTTTGTGGAATTTCCCATCAGCTTCTATGGCTTCTTGCATGGTTTTAATGCCATTGTCCTTATTTTCTAAACCTTTTTTAATGTAAGCCCCATAGGTGCAAAGCCCTAAAACAATGAAAAACACGCTCATCGCCCATTTGACTTTTCTCAAGCCTTGAATGCTCGCATTCTTAAACCACCCCCATTTAATCGCTAAACGATACAACCCAATAGAGCCATGCAATTCTACGGCAAACAATAAGAAAATATACAAAAGCCAAAAGTTTTGCGTGACAAAACGATAGCTTGAGCCATGAGGCCCAATACTTTCAGGCTCTGTGAGCATGACAAATAAGTGGATACTCGCTAAGAAAAACATCGCAAATCCGGTGAGGGCTTGAATAAACCACAAGCTCGTATCGCCATGTTTCATCAAATGCTTATGGGTTTTAAAAACCTTGTATTGCCGATAATTGATAGGGAATTTCCTTAACGCCAAAAAAGCATGTGCGACTAAAATAAGAATAACTCCTGCTGCAACCACGCTCACAATAGCCGGCTCGCCTGCTTTTAAAAACAAGCTCCCTTCAAAAAATTTCGCCACTTTATACATGGCTTCATCGCTAATCAAGATACTTGAGACCAAAAACATGTGCGTTATCATAAAGAGCGCTAAAATCAATCCCGTAGCGCTCTGTAAAAAATCCAGCTTGGCATAAATACCGCTCTTTTTAAGCCCTTTGCTAGCGCCATAATAACCCTCTATAATCTCTTCTTGTTGCATAAAAACTGCTCCTAAAACTCAAAATTAACCTAAAATCGCTTGATGCAAAAACACTGCCTTAATTTTACTACATTTGAAATAATTTTTCTTATAAACAAAACCTAAATTGGGAAAAAATTCAATTCAAGGGGGCTATTGTTTAAAATTTACATTTTTTGAATGCTATAATAAGGGATAGACCACCTATAAAATAAGGATCATTCAATGACAAAAATTGCCATGGCTAATTTTAAATCCGCTATGCCTATTTTTAAAAGCCATGCGTATTTAAAAGAATTAGAAAAAACTTTAAAACCGCAGCATTTTGATAGGGTGTTTGTATTCCCTGATTTTTTGGGGTTATTGCCTAATTCGTTTTTGCATTTCACTTTAGGAGTGCAAAACGCTTACCCTAGAGATTGTGGGGCTTTTACCGGTGAAATCACTTCAAAGCATTTAGAAGAATTAAAAATCCACACGCTTTTAATAGGGCATAGCGAGAGGCGAACGCTTTTAAAGGAAAGCCCTAGTTTTTTGAAAGAAAAGTTTGATTTTTTTAAAAGTAAAAATTTTAAAATTGTCTATTGTATTGGCGAAGATTTAACGACCAGAGAAAAGGGTTTAGTGGCTGTAAAGGAATTTTTAAATGAGCAATTAGAAACTATCGATCTCAATTATTCCAATTTAATTGTGGCTTATGAGCCTATTTGGGCGATTGGCACCAAAAAAAGCGCTTCTTTAGAAGATATTTACCTCACGCATGGTTTTTTAAAGCAAATCTTAAACCAAAAAACGCCTTTATTGTATGGGGGGAGCGTGAATGTGCAAAACGCTAAAGAAATTTTAGGGATTGATAGCGTGGATG
The Helicobacter pylori genome window above contains:
- a CDS encoding fumarate reductase cytochrome b subunit; its protein translation is MQQEEIIEGYYGASKGLKKSGIYAKLDFLQSATGLILALFMITHMFLVSSILISDEAMYKVAKFFEGSLFLKAGEPAIVSVVAAGVILILVAHAFLALRKFPINYRQYKVFKTHKHLMKHGDTSLWFIQALTGFAMFFLASIHLFVMLTEPESIGPHGSSYRFVTQNFWLLYIFLLFAVELHGSIGLYRLAIKWGWFKNASIQGLRKVKWAMSVFFIVLGLCTYGAYIKKGLENKDNGIKTMQEAIEADGKFHKE
- a CDS encoding triose-phosphate isomerase is translated as MTKIAMANFKSAMPIFKSHAYLKELEKTLKPQHFDRVFVFPDFLGLLPNSFLHFTLGVQNAYPRDCGAFTGEITSKHLEELKIHTLLIGHSERRTLLKESPSFLKEKFDFFKSKNFKIVYCIGEDLTTREKGLVAVKEFLNEQLETIDLNYSNLIVAYEPIWAIGTKKSASLEDIYLTHGFLKQILNQKTPLLYGGSVNVQNAKEILGIDSVDGLLIGSASWELENFKTIISFL